A single window of Rhodamnia argentea isolate NSW1041297 chromosome 5, ASM2092103v1, whole genome shotgun sequence DNA harbors:
- the LOC115737238 gene encoding caffeoyl-CoA O-methyltransferase 2, which produces MAANGESQQNQAGRHQEVGHKSLLQSDALYQYILETSVYPREPEPMKELRELTAKHPWNLMTTSADEGQFLNMLLKLINAKNTMEIGVYTGYSLLATALAIPHDGKILAMDINRENYEIGLPVIQKAGVAHKIDFREGPAMPVLDQLVQDEKNHGMYDFIFVDADKDNYINYHKRLIDLVKVGGLIGYDNTLWNGSVVAPPEAPLRKYVRYYRDFVLELNKALAVDPRIEICMLPVGDGITLCRRIS; this is translated from the exons ATGGCCGCCAACGGAGAGTCCCAGCAGAACCAAGCAGGGCGGCATCAGGAAGTCGGCCACAAGAGCCTCTTGCAGAGCGATGCTCTGTATCAG TATATATTGGAGACTAGTGTCTACCCAAGAGAGCCAGAGCCCATGAAGGAGCTCAGAGAGTTGACTGCTAAGCACCCATG GAACCTGATGACCACATCAGCCGATGAAGGGCAGTTCCTGAACATGCTGCTCAAGCTCATCAATGCCAAGAACACCATGGAGATCGGCGTCTACACCGGCTACTCTCTCCTCGCCACCGCCCTCGCCATTCCCCACGACGGAAAG ATCTTGGCCATGGACATCAATAGAGAGAACTACGAGATCGGGTTGCCAGTCATCCAGAAGGCCGGCGTCGCCCACAAGATCGATTTCAGAGAAGGCCCCGCTATGCCGGTCCTCGACCAGCTCGTGCAAGAT GAGAAGAACCATGGAATGTATGACTTCATATTCGTGGATGCCGATAAGGACAACTACATCAACTACCACAAGAGGCTGATCGACCTGGTCAAGGTTGGTGGCCTGATCGGCTACGACAACACCCTGTGGAACGGCTCTGTGGTTGCGCCCCCCGAGGCGCCCCTCCGCAAGTACGTCCGGTACTACCGGGACTTCGTGCTGGAGCTCAACAAGGCCCTCGCCGTGGACCCCCGGATCGAGATCTGCATGCTCCCCGTCGGCGACGGCATCACTCTGTGCCGTCGGATCAGCTGA
- the LOC115737243 gene encoding 40S ribosomal protein S16: protein MAAPIESVQCFGRKKTAVAVTYCKRGRGLIKINGVPIELVEPEILRFKAYEPILLLGRHRFAGVDMRIRVKGGGHTSQIYAIRQSIAKALVAFYQKYVDEQSKKEIKDILVRYDRTLLVADPRRCEPKKFGGRGARARFQKSYR, encoded by the exons ATGGCGGCTCCAATCGAGTCGGTGCAGTGCTTCGGGCGCAAGAAGACGGCCGTCGCCGTTACGTACTGCAAGCGGGGCCGCGGCCTGATCAAGATCAACGGCGTCCCGATCGAGCTCGTCGAGCCCGAGATCCTCCGCTTCAAGGCCTACGAGcccatcctcctcctcggccgCCACCGCTTCGCCGGCGTCGACATGAGGATCAGAGTCAAGGGCGGCGGTCACACCTCGCAGATCTACGCCATCCGACAGAGCATCGCCAAGGCCTTGGTCGCTTTCTACCAGAAGTACGTGGACGAGCAGAGCAAGAAGGAGATCAAGGACATCTTGGTCAG GTACGATAGGACTCTGCTTGTGGCTGATCCTAGGAGGTGCGAGCCCAAGAAGTTCGGCGGTCGTGGTGCTCGCGCCAGGTTCCAGAAGAGTTACCGTTAA